The genomic interval TccattatacaaataaaagcatcCAAATCTCATTTTAACTCATTACTACTCTGTGTGACAATTGCATCCAAAACAAGGGGCAGATAAAACTAAACTGttgccattttattttgcaattcaAAGATGCATTTTTGTCTGGTGAACATATGACAGAAACCATAAGTATGTGTTCTATAATTATAAAATGCCAGTgaaaaatatcactttttttaGTCTTCCTCTACAGTCTAcatcttcctccatctctgcaCATCCCTGTATGAATTGCTTCAGGCTGCAAAAAAAGCCTTTGCTCCCTTAAACAGAAAATgatgttttgctgtgtgtgtatgtgtgtgtctggattCACTCCCATTCGCTCATCTGTTGCGTATAAAGCACGCAGCCTCAGGAATGCTTCCACCTTCAGCTGCCGGCATCTCAAATCTTCATATCAACAGTTTCAGTTGGTGGTTTTCATCATGCAGACGCTCAACAGTTAGCTTTTATactcatacatttaaaaaaatgcacataATATAGGATTTAATGATGcgaaatataaagaaatacaaaagagGGTTGCAGAGTGGTGCATGACAATTAGGTTTTTCGACCTCTTTAGAATTAACCCAAGCAACTTGAAATGACTTTAATTTATGCTCATCAATCCTTTCAAAAGTCCTTTACATAAactgaaatcaataataaaatacatattgaaataCGTTTGCAAAGGTGAGggcaaaaataacttaaaatctATTATGGCAaattcattgtgtgtgtgtgtgtgtgtgtgtgtgtgtgtgtttgtttgggtgGACAATCTGGTGTCAGGTTTCTCCTTTTTAACTCCATGTTACCATGTCTGCTGGTGAAATCTGACCCTGTGCATCGGATTACCAGCAGACAGAAATACAGCCACAAAACGTTCAGTGTGCACATTTAATTTGGTGTTACAGTTTGGAAAATGTGGATGTTCGCAagcttttaatttgtttgctGACAAGAGGATGACTACAGCATCAATGTTGAAATTTGAGGTTGTTCTGAAACATGCAGTGTGAAAGGAAAATCACCTTCCTTTTGGTATAGTGAACTCGAGTGTGCAAAACTGTTGCATAATCTTTTACAAAGAGAATACTTTTCTGTTGAGAAGACACTTTACATACCAAATAAcaacttcattaaaaaaaatacacttttaacaaaaagaaaaaacaaagacgtAGAAAACAGTTACTTAAGCAAAGTAGTGAAGCCCCACACATAGGGCTGTGTAACAGattaaatagaataataatcgtatttttataaaataatagatacaaacaaaacaaacaacaaagttCTGCAACAAAAGAATTGCAAtacaacatttagtttaaaagtTTAATAGGAAAACCTCAACTTTGTTGGCtttaaagaatacaaatgtttaaaaactaaAGATGTAAGATATTTAAAGAACACATTCATTACACTGCACATACTGCCGCACGACTAATACATACTATTCTATTGACGTAGAATACTGCTGTCGTTGTGTGCCTGCAGATTAGCCGACACAGAAGAGAAGGGCAACAAATGCTTCTCCCTGACAACTGAACAGATTCCATGCATGGATGAAGATATGGTTGAAAGCTCCAGAAGAAAAGCAAGTAAGTGAACCCTCGAGTTTCGTTTCATTAGCTGGATAATAAGATTACAATTTTACTAAAAGCAACTTTTGCAGGATGTAAGATAACTttccattacacacacacaccacacacacacacacacacacacacacacacacacacacacacacacacacacacacacacacacacacacacacacacacacacacacacacacacacacacacctggtcaGTTCTCAGCTGTGCATACAAACTAAGAGTGAAGAAACACCATTTATGGCAGCTGCAGCATAAAGTTAACTTGCACACCTTCACAGCAGCTATCCTAACCTCCCTcctatgaatgaatgatgacacacacacacacacacacacacacacacacacacacacacacacacacacacacacacacacacacacacacacacacacacacacaaacatagtCTCAAGTGTTGAATAATGTATCACATGGTGTCAGGTCTGAAGGATTAACGCTGTCTTCTTCGCATTTCCTACAGGTCTGCAGAGGAAGGGGACTCAACACATTTTCCCAggaaataacacaaacacagtgagtGTATTATCTTTCTGCACAGATGGGCAACTTTTATCtgcatttatatatgtatttaaaaaaaagttatgccttttttttgttttaaacccaTCCTGTTTAAGTTGAGGTGTTGATTTCAGATTATCAGAAGTTTGTTCtggtgtgttttcagttcagtttcTGCTTCCTTAGTCGTACCATTCCGTTGTGAAAGCAGATCTTCTGTTTTCATGAATGTTTCAGAGAGGGGAGTCTCGCTCTGGTGAGTGATGAGAGCCGCTGATTCTATCCCATCACCAGGCATAGCTAAAAGTGGCATTTAACGACCATTGCATTTCTAATAATTAAGATTTTCTCAATGCACTGgttttctaaaagaaaaaacataactgaCTGCTGATTCCTCACTGCTGCTAACTAGAGGATAAAAACTAGCTTTACCTAGTCTGTTGACAGCCCCATTTTGACCTTTGTTTTGgctaaaaaatgaacaaaacattgaaaagttTATCCTCAATTTGAAGCTAGACATCTGCAGATTAATTTCCAACTCAAGATTTGATCAAGTAAAGTAAATCATGATGAGAGATGAATAAAAAGGTCATATGAAGGGACAATTAAGTAGGACAGTAAGTGATTTCCTTGTTTAACTTTGTCATTCATACcattaatatattatttgaatTGTTCTTTTGACAGCGTCTGTGTCCCCCATTTGGATTTGTTGCTCTTAAAGAAGAAGACAGTGGGTACCCTGATGAGGAGACTCACAATGGGAGAGAAAGAATGATAGAGGGTGTTCCAAAGAAAAGGTATAAGGAGCCACAAACAAGCTTAAACAAGGCGTAAAGAAGGTGTGGTGAGAATCAGGTGCGGTGATGGCGGCGTGGCTGGGCCGCCTGTCTCTGGGCGACGCCTGGTTCAACATGTACTCTCGCCTGTTGAGGACCAAACCTGTGGGCTCCATGGCTCATGGCTCCGACGACCTCACTGAGCTCGGGGAAGGGTCGGGGATCGGGCTGGCCAAGGTCCTGACTACAGTGGACCTGGTGTCGCTTGGGGTGGGCAGCTGTGTCGGCACTGGGATGTACGTGGTCGCCGGACTGGTGGCCAAGGCGATGGCCGGGCCCGGGGTCATCCTGTCGTTTATCATAGCTGCGATGGCGTCAATACTGTCAGGTGAGAATGCATCCACCAGAATCTTCCTCAGTTTCTGCTTTGATTTGTTAATAGAGGAAAGCCTACAGCAGATTCATGGCATGTTCTTAAACGGGAGGATTGTTAATACCTTTGTTCTTATAATTATGTCCTCTGAAATTGAATTCTCATTCTCATTGAGCACATGTATTTCCGTCCTCAGGTGTGTGCTACGCAGAGTTTGGAGTCCGAGTCCCAAAGACAACGGGCTCTGCCTACACCTACAGCTACGTGACAGTTGGGGAGTTTGTGGCGTTTTTCATCGGCTGGAACTTAATCCTGGAGTATCTGATTGGCACCGCAGCCGGGGCGTCAGCTCTCAGCAGCATGTTTGACTCTCTGGCCAATCACACCATCAGCAACTACATGATAACACACCTGGGCACACTCCGAGGACTCGGTCAGTACCAGTAGTACCTTTTTCCCAGGGCTGGAAGAATTATTCAGACCTTCTTTTTTTGCCTAAAAGTAGCAATAAAACAGTAACAAAAGTGAAACTACTTATGTGTTATGGCCAATTTCTGAGTTGTATATATACAATTATTAGATTACTAATTATCTACTTTCTGTTTGGTGTGTGTTGCTAAGGTCAAATGGGAGTTTGGTCCCCCGTGTGAGGCCCAGTGGTTCCCTTAAAAATTATGACCCTAGTCCATGCCTTTGGTTAGTGtctgtgtaaaggaaaaaaaaaggttccaACACCAAAAACTGTGCAAAAGCGGAAAGTATTTATATTAGTAAATTATAAGTAAATATCTGCGTACTGTTTACACCACTGCCTTTCGGGTATGAAACCCATGTTTTGTCAAAAAAAGGTAATATTCTTAGAAAAGGTATCACAGTTGTTGTCTTTATACAAACACTGACTTATTTCTCCTAATATCAATGaaatactgctgtgtgtgttcctcaggtAAGGGTGAGGACACGTATCCGGACCTGCTGGCCCTGTTTATCGCGCTGCTGGTCACCGTTATCATCGCTCTTGGCGTGCGTAACTCGGTGGGTTTAAACAACGTGCTGAACGTGGTCAACCTGGTGGTCTGGGTCTTCATGATTATTGCCGgactcttcttcctctccaccaAAAACTGGGAGGGCGGAAACTTCCTGCCCTACGGCTGGTCAGGGGTGAGATACAATGTTGTGTAATAAGTGTAGTGAAAAGGACAAATACCTCAAGTTTGCCCTTTAAAAACTTCTCATTTTAACCACTTTTAAGATCCACAAAGCAAATGTTATCTCTTATTGCTGATCAGGTGATGCAAGGTGCAGCGACGTGTTTCTACGCCTTCATTGGATTCGACATCATTGCGACAACGGGAGAGGAGGCGAAAAACCCGAACACCTCGATCCCGTACGCCATCACCGTCTCCCTGATCAGCTGCCTCACCGCATACGTGTCGGTCAGTGTGCCACACAGGAAGAACACAAAGTATCCCCTCTCAACAGGAACATCTTTGGTTATCTGTTAGATTATATTCATCTGTTTTGTCAAATCGAATTCATAACAAAACCAATTCCCAATTGAGGgacttttatattttctacaACATCTAAATCTGAAGTGAATTTGCTGCTGACTGCTCAGAGTTGATTTGGCTAATTCCATTACTATTTGACCTTTTTGAACTTTGCATATATTGACCTCCCTCTTCTGAACAGGTGAGTGTGATCCTGACGCTCATGGTTCCCTACGAGCTGATCGACGGCTCTGCTCCTCTCATGGAGATGTTTGCGGTTCATGGCTTCCTATGGGGGAAGTACATTGTGGCGGTGGGCTCCATCGCTGGGCTTACAGTCTCTCTGCTGGGCTCTCTGTTCCCCATGCCAAGAGTCATCTACGCCATGTCCCAGGACGGCCTGCTGTTCAGGTGAGGCAGCAGCAGACTCTGACTTATGCTCAGAGAAGTGTTCAAGgtgtgagggaacagagggtGATgtcattgccttttttttaaggctACACAAGTTTTCGTAGGGCCTGCAAATATGTAACTACATGCTTTAGACATGACTGCCACAAATAATGCTTTGCTGAATAATTAACAAGCTAACAGTGTGATAATGTGTGTTTAGATGCTTGTCCCACGTGtctgtgctcacacacactccagtggTGGCGTGCGTGGTGTCGGGGAGCCTCGCTGCGCTCCTCGCTCTGCTGGTGAGCCTGCGGGACCTGATTGAGATGATGTCCATCGGCACTCTGCTGGCCTACACTCTAGTGAGCGTGTGTGTTCTGTTGCTGCGCTACCAGCCCGAcgaacacactgacacacaccagTTCACCTCAGAGGACAACGGGGGCGACCTAAGCAACGCAGAGGTCCCGACGAAAGACGACCACATGCTGATCGGAGATGTTGATGGGTCAGCATCCTATCACACGGGAGGGACTGAAGGAGAGGGGGACGACTCTGATTTCCACACAGGCCAGGCCTCCCTGATGAAAAGGGTTCTGGGAGGTCACTACTACACCCTGCGACTGCGGCTGGGGATGCCCAATGCGTCTGCACGGCCCACCCCCGCCTCGGGCCGCACAGTGACCCGCTGCACCCTCCTCTTCTTCGTCACCTCCTTCCTCCTATGGTCAACCGTCATATTCGGCGTTGAGCAGGGGGCTGGTGCCGCGGCGGTGTTTTCAGGCCTTACAGCTACTCTGATGGCGGGGTCCTTGGTGAAGTTTTTAATCGTGATCATACAGCAGCCGGAGAGTGGAAGAAAGCTGCCCTACATGGCACCATGTGTGCCCTTCGTCCCCGCGGCGGCCATTTTGGTCAACAGCTACCTCATGCTAAAACTGTCTCCGCTCACCTGGGCCAGGTTCACCATCTGGTGCTTCATAGGTGAGAGAGAATCATTCTTAATACATTTCGAAAGCATTTGGAGAAAGCAGACCTTGGCCAAGTCCATATGCTGTGCCCCGGAATTTGAAcgaaatgcagtttgtttttctgctctgtGATTCCAATCCAACCAAAATATAATTTGCATTTTCTAGAGactttaaatcatttctgtttctttacgTTGTCGCTTTGTCTTGTTCATATTTCTAGTTATTGATTtgcaataaagaaataaaatgagcaATAATGAaaagttttgtatttgtaattttgAGTTTAAATTACTGCAAAAATAGAAGACAATAGACAATTCTAATTTCAGTCAAAGATTTTGAGTTAACTCACAACTAAAAGTTACAATAAACATATAAAGACAAGATTTTGACCAAGagtctatttattttttatatatcatgATAATATCAggaattattttggccacaATATTCGTGGTGTGAATATGCGTTGgtggtttatttgtattttgttgattCACAAAGGTAAATCTGCATCTATTtgacagaaaatacataaatCTGCCACTATTTGATGGATGATAAAGGCATTATCTTAAATCTGCAGTTATTTGACAGATGATGAAGGTATTTATGCTTATCCTTCCTCAGGTTTGCTGATCTACGGATGTTACGGGGTGTGGCACAGCACTCTGGAGCTAAACGCCCGCGAGCAGCAGGCTCATGCCAGTTCCTACCAGCGCTACGATGACAACCTGGATGCCTTCTCCTCTGAGGACATCCTCCCCCCTGAGGACCAGGAAGAGAGGCCCTACCAGGGCTGGTCTGCCCCTGAGGAGAGAGGATACATCCACCAAGAGAACCAGGATGGAGAGCAGGAGCAGTATGAGGGGAATGGGGACGGATACCAATCCAGCAAAGGAAGGACCAATCATGGCTTTAATGAAGAGGACTGAAAACACCGTGGTATCACTTTAAAACTTTGAAAGTGCCGTCTACATGAGACACTGTTAATATAATATTGTTCTGCTCAGTTCAAAACTTGGTTTGGATAAAGGGATCAGAGGATACAAGGGAAACCTCCAATCACAGAGGTTTCTTTTAAAAGGATCAGTTATTTCCACCGTCTATCCTGTTACTGACCTTAGTTTGGATGTTTGTGTGAGACGCAGTGGTGTTGTGGTGGTGTTGCAATTAAAAAGTTCCCTGCCAGTTTTCTGTGGAGTTAAAATTGAACAAACTTTAGGCAAAGATGGCCTCCATTCTCCCTCTTCTCTTACCCCTTGTCTTTGTGAATTTGTATTCACCCAGAAAAACCCACTTAGCTACATTCTAGCAGTAAGAGAGTTCctgtcaacaaaataaatagtgGACTGTCAATCTAAAAAGACTAATCTAATGAATAACCCAGCTcgcattttttgttgttgttgtttaaatggTGACTCGAACATATTTGCAGTGGATTTCTGAAGCCTTAAAAAGTCACTTTTGTGTTAGTTTTCTTGTTAGTGTTGAGTGAATGCGATTGAAAATGAAAGACCCGTAGTTAGTTTTCTTTTGAGTGTTTGCTTTAAAACGTGTTCAATCTAAGAATTGTGTTAATGTGTCTAAATGAGTTGCAGGAATAAATGTCTCATTTTGATTGAAGTTATTTATTGTGACACTCTTGATTACTTAAaaagttttattaaaaatattacactAAAGTTGATACATATTGATTATACTGTGAAGAACAAGAAgctaaaatcaaaacaaaggttATACAGTTCTCTGCATAACCTTATAGAGAACATGTAACAACGAAAACAATCATTCTGTATAATTCAGgtgatgtttttcaaatgtattcatgcaATTGAAAGTATAAAAATCATTATTAAAGtcacagattaaaataaatttGACATAacattaaaacttttttttaccaaaaacatTATTGGCTGATAAAACTTAAAATCTGCATATTGAATAAAACAATTTGACCAATGTGATTATTTGTGCCCCAAAAGaagatatattttgtataaactcattcaaaaagaaaatgcacagaCTCATGCTGATCATTTTCAGTGTTCACACTCTTTCACTCTTGGCATGGTTGGCAGGGGGGTCCAGCGGCGTGGCGGTGCCCCTCTGCCGGGAGTAGTAGAAGCTGTTGTCGCGGCTGGGGACCCCGGGGTCAGTGCCCTGGCAGCACAGGATGGTGAAGCCCCCCAGGAGGCAGAGACCGGAGCCCACCCAGCCGGCATACAGAGAGAACCCAAACGACATCAAATGCTCCTCCTGGTGAGAGCCGATCGGGAACCACACCGTGGAGATGATGCAACACAAAGCTGGGAAAAAGAGTATGTTTATAAAGACATAAGGGGACACATTTTTCTTTGGCCTAAAGAATAGAGGAGTTTCAGAGAGTTTTTTCCCATGTGATTGgaacagaaagtgtgtgttttttcccacAGGAAGTAGATGAACCCAGTCAGGATGAGGCTGTCTGACAGACTGTCTGCCTCCTGCTACAGCTGGGAAACACCTGAATGTTGCACGCCCTAACATATTGGCCTCTTAAATCAATGTCTCCATgaactttatacttttattccTCTAAAACCCCACTGACAAAAGAATCTGCTAGAATCAAAACTCTATCTCCTTGAAATATTGACTGTCTCCTTAAATCAATGCATCCAAAAACTAAACCAAAACTAATTTCTCTTAACGACTGAAACTGTCCTCTAAAATCAACCCAAATAACCGAAAACTGATAtattccgtgtgtgtgtgtgtgtgtgtgtgtgtgtgtgtgtgtgtgtgtgtgtgtgtgtgtgtgtgtgtgtgtgtgtgtgtgtgtgtgtgtgtgtccatgttctCTTACcaaggaggatgaagaggaccCCACCCACGCGTGCTCGCTGCTGCTTGACGGCGAAGTTGTCATTCTGCAGCCGTACGCAGGGCATGGACATGAGCACAAGCAGCATCGCGGGGAGGCCGAGCAGACATGCGCAGATCATCAGGGCACGAGACGTCTGCACGTaagctgagagagagagttgggTGAAGTATTTAATGCACAAACACTATAGAAGATTTAATGAGGCTTGGagagtaacggattacatgtaacgggtTTACCTAATCAGGATACACataaaggtaactgtattcccttacgGTGCCTTTCAGCTGTTCTTATACTGTCATTATCCAAAGAGCCCACATCTAGTTTAAAGAACCATTTACAGGTTAATACTTTTTGAATGATACTATTTTGTAATTCAATACTTGGAATAGGTAGactactttttcttttatagTTATATTATTATGGTATTTCTTTATCTGATTTGTGAACAAAAATAGCCTACtgtattattttctattctCTTTAAATGCACTGTAATTGAAATTGATCATTTGATAttggtaatccaaaagtaacagaaagtaatcaggttacataaCTTTTATATCAGGATACTTACATGAATTAATGATTTCATTTTTCACACAAAACTACCCCTCCCGACCcacaatttaaatgaaaatgtaagttAATAGTGATGTTACCGGGCAGGCTGAGCATCTGGCTGAGTGCCTGGCAGTGATATAGCGCAGGGGAGATCACGCACTCCGCCCACAGTCCCCGGGTACCGAGCTCATCCATGCGGACACAGGTGGCCACGTTGTACTCGCAGGTCCGGACCCAGTCGTTGGTGGCTGTGGCGACGATGACCCCCACCCAGCCCGCACAGCTTGCCGCGCTGCCGGTCACC from Eleginops maclovinus isolate JMC-PN-2008 ecotype Puerto Natales chromosome 21, JC_Emac_rtc_rv5, whole genome shotgun sequence carries:
- the slc7a14b gene encoding probable cationic amino acid transporter, whose product is MAAWLGRLSLGDAWFNMYSRLLRTKPVGSMAHGSDDLTELGEGSGIGLAKVLTTVDLVSLGVGSCVGTGMYVVAGLVAKAMAGPGVILSFIIAAMASILSGVCYAEFGVRVPKTTGSAYTYSYVTVGEFVAFFIGWNLILEYLIGTAAGASALSSMFDSLANHTISNYMITHLGTLRGLGKGEDTYPDLLALFIALLVTVIIALGVRNSVGLNNVLNVVNLVVWVFMIIAGLFFLSTKNWEGGNFLPYGWSGVMQGAATCFYAFIGFDIIATTGEEAKNPNTSIPYAITVSLISCLTAYVSVSVILTLMVPYELIDGSAPLMEMFAVHGFLWGKYIVAVGSIAGLTVSLLGSLFPMPRVIYAMSQDGLLFRCLSHVSVLTHTPVVACVVSGSLAALLALLVSLRDLIEMMSIGTLLAYTLVSVCVLLLRYQPDEHTDTHQFTSEDNGGDLSNAEVPTKDDHMLIGDVDGSASYHTGGTEGEGDDSDFHTGQASLMKRVLGGHYYTLRLRLGMPNASARPTPASGRTVTRCTLLFFVTSFLLWSTVIFGVEQGAGAAAVFSGLTATLMAGSLVKFLIVIIQQPESGRKLPYMAPCVPFVPAAAILVNSYLMLKLSPLTWARFTIWCFIGLLIYGCYGVWHSTLELNAREQQAHASSYQRYDDNLDAFSSEDILPPEDQEERPYQGWSAPEERGYIHQENQDGEQEQYEGNGDGYQSSKGRTNHGFNEED
- the cldn11b gene encoding claudin-11b, with product MAHMCRLVTGSAASCAGWVGVIVATATNDWVRTCEYNVATCVRMDELGTRGLWAECVISPALYHCQALSQMLSLPAYVQTSRALMICACLLGLPAMLLVLMSMPCVRLQNDNFAVKQQRARVGGVLFILLALCCIISTVWFPIGSHQEEHLMSFGFSLYAGWVGSGLCLLGGFTILCCQGTDPGVPSRDNSFYYSRQRGTATPLDPPANHAKSERV